The Streptomyces cathayae DNA segment CCCGCGGACTTCAGGACCGCGAGGACTTCCGCACTGCGGACACCCGTCTTGCAGTTCAAGACGATCTTCTTGTCCTGCGGCAGGCTCTCCAGGGCGTTGCCCATGAGGAACTCGTTCTTCGGGATCAGCCGGGCGCCGGGGATGGAGACGATCTCGAACTCGTTCGGCTCACGGACGTCGATGAGCTCGATGTTCTCACCCTCGTCGATCCACTCCTTGAGCTGCTTGGGAGTGATCGTGGAGTCGGCGGCCGCCGCCTGGGCCTCCTCGGAGACGACGCCGCAGAAGGCCTCGTAGTCGATGAGCTCGGTGACGGTCGGGTTCTCGCCGCAGACCGCGCAGTCGGGGTCCTTGCGGACCTTGACCTGGCGGTACTGCATCTCCAGGGCGTCGTAGATCATCAGGCGGCCGACCAGCGGCTCACCGATGCCGGCGAGGAGCTTGATGCCCTCGTTGGCCTGGATGGAGCCGATCGACGCGCACAGCACGCCCAGGACGCCGCCCTCGGCGCAGGAGGGGACCATGCCGGGGGGCGGGGGCTCCGGGTAGAGGCAGCGGTAGCAGGGACCGTGCTCGGACCAGAAGACGGAGGCCTGGCCGTCGAAGCGGTAGATCGAACCCCAGACGTAGGGCTTGTTCAGCAGCACGCACGCGTCGTTGACCAGGTAGCGGGTCGCGAAGTTGTCCGTGCCGTCGATGATCAGGTCGTACTGGCTGAAGATGCCCATCACGTTGTCGGACTCGAGCCGCTCTTCGTGCAGGACCACGTTCACGTACGGGTTGATGCCCTTGATCGTGTCCCGTGCGGACTCGGCCTTCGGCCGGCCGATGTCGGCCTGGCTGTGGATGACCTGCCGCTGCAGGTTCGACTCGTCGACCTCGTCGAACTCCACGATGCCGAGCGTGCCCACGCCCGCCGCGGCCATGTACATCAGTCCTGGCGAACCCAGGCCGCCGGCGCCGACGAACAGCACCTTGGCGTTCTTCAGCCGCTTCTGCCCGTCCATCCCCACATCGGGGATGATCAGGTGGCGGGAGTACCTGCGAACCTCGTCTACGGTGAGCTCGGGGGCCGGCTCGACCAGGGGTGGCAACGACACGGGGACTCCGTTGGTCGGTCAATCACTACGGTTGTTCTCCCCCCAACACTGCCACGGCCTTTTTCATTCCGAGACACCCATCCCGATGCGCGAGACGAGATCGTCCCAGTAGCCGGGCAGCGGTTCCCAGGGGTCGGTCCGGCCGTCACGGGCCGTGCGGTCGGTGAGGTAGACGGTCGCGGCGCCCTGCCAGCGGGCGATGCGCAGCGCCTCCTCCAGGTGCGGTCCGGGCACTCCGTGGACGAAGTGGCAGAACCGCTCGGGCGGATGGTCGGCGGTCCACTCCGCCACCTGCGACCAGCGGTAGTCGCTCCACGGGCCGGAGAAGGTGACCAGTTGGTCCGCGATCTCGGCGTGGCCCGGGTACGGGTGGGTGCCGTGGCCGAGGACGATGTGGGCATCGTCACGGATCACGCGGAGTGCGCCGACCGTCCGCCGGACCTCGGGGAGCGCGGCCCGGTCCGCGGGGCAGCGGTCCAGGAGGAATCCGTCGACCTGGTACCAGTCGATGAACCGGTGGGCCTTGGAGATCAGCTCGCCGGAGCCGCTCAGACCGTAGGCCGAGTCGAGATGGCCCAGGACGCGGACACCGGCGTTGCGCAGCCGGCCGGCTGCCTCCAGGCAGTGCGGGTCGGGTCGCACGCCGGGACCGTTGGCCACGTTCAGAACGACCCAGTGCAGAGGGCCCCCGGCCCCCGGGCGGGTGAGCGCGTTCCACTCGGCCGGGGCGAGGAGGGGGTGCGCCAGACCGGGGACGCCGAAGCCGGTACGGACGCCGGTATCAGTGCCGGTGCCGGCTCCGGCCTCGGGGATCAGATACGACACGCCGCCTCCATCCAGATGTCGGCGAGGGACTCCTCGAGGTTGATCCTGGGGCGCCAGCCGAGCCGGTCGCGCGCGGTGCGCACGTCCGCCTGCTGCCAGCTGCCGCAGCCGTCCGGGTACGGGTACGCGACCGACGCCGCGTGGTGGTCGGACTCGCTCCGCGGGTGGCCGATGCCCGGCCTGAGATGCGGGGTGTGGGCGGTATGGCCCGTGTGGGTGGCGTGGGTGGTGTGGATGCCGTGGGCGGCCTGGACACCGGGCGGGCCGTCGAGTTCGTGGAGGACCCCGCCGTATCCGGCCACGCGGGCGAGGACCGCGGCGGCGTCCCGCAGGCGGACGGCACGGCCCGAGCCGATGTTGATGACCCCCTGCGCGGCGGAGAGCGAGGCGGCGTGCACGGCACGGGCCACGTCCCGGACGTCGACGAAGTCGCGCTGGGCACCGAGACCGCCGAGCTTCAGCTCGCCCTCGCCGGACTGCATGGCGCGCCGCATCGCCTCGGCGAGGCGGCCGAGCGGGGAGCCGGCGGGGGTGCCGGGCCCCGCGGGTGAGAAGACCCGCAGGACCACGGCGTCCAGCCCGGAGCCGAGAACCAGTTCGGTCGCGGCGAGCTTGCTGACGCCGTACGGGCCACCGGGACGGGGGACGGCGTCCTCCGCCGTGGAGGAACCGGGCTGGCTGGGGCCGTACTCCGCGCTGCAGCCGATCTGCACGAGGCGGGCGCCGCAGCCGCTGCGGCGCAGGGCCTCGCACACGGTGGCGACGGCGACGGTGTTGTGCCGGGTGAGTTCCCGGGCCCCGCCACGGGTGGCACCGGCGCAGTTGACCACCACACCGGGGTGGACGGCGTCGAGGAACCGGGTGAGCGCGCCGGGGCTGCCGGTGGCGAGGTCGAAGCGGACGTCGGCGTCGTCGCCGCGGCCGAGGACGGTGAGCTGGACGGCCGGGTCGGCGAGCAGACGGTCGGCGACGAAACGGCCGATGTACCCGTTGGCTCCGATCAGCAGGACTCTCATCGGGCGGCTCCTGTGGCGGCCGGGGCCGCTGGGCGGGTGGTCATGTGGGATCTCCTTGCAGGGGTGCCTGCGGCCGGACGTGCGCCGAGGCTCGGGGGAGTGTGCGGGTTGCGTGGATCAGGAGGGTCAGGGCCGCCGCGCCACAGGTGAGGGCGGGGACCGCGGCGGGACCCCAGGCTGCGACCAGGCTTTCCACGGGGGTGGCCAGCGCGCCGCAGCCGGGGAGGCGGGCCGCGAAGACCGTGGCCGGGGCGGCTGCCTGGGCCAGGACGGCGGCGACGAGGACCACCTTCGGGGCACGGGTGAAGCCGTGGAGGGCGAGGAGGCGGGCCAGGAAGAGGAGGGCGCCCAGGGAGAGCACCTCGAAGGGGGTGAAGGGCTCGTCCAGGGCCGTGGCGCAGAGGGAGAGGAGAACGGCCAGAGCACACAGGAACAGTGCGAGGACGCCGAACAGCAGGGGGCGGACGGAGGCGGTGAAGTCTTCGAGGCCTCGGCTGGTCGCGAGTCCGCGGCGGGCCCGTGCGGTGAACAGGCCCGCGCCCCAGGCGCCGGGGGCGCAGGCCAGGGTGAGCGCCAGGACCGGGGCGACGGTGAGCGGCCAGTCTCCGTCGACGGCGCCGGTGGGCGGGCCGTCGGGGCCACCGGCGATCGCGGTGTGGAGCAGGCCGTCGCCCAGGACGGCGTAGCCGATGAGCCAGCAGGTCCACGTCGCCGTACCGGGGGCGGGTGGGCGGGCGGCGCCGAGCGGGCCCCGGCGCAGGACCGCGCGTGCGGCCAGGGCTACGGCGAGCACGCCCACGGCGACCGCGTAGAGGCGGGTCTGGCCGTGGGTGAGGCGCAGGGCGGTCACCGACGCCACACCGAGGGCCCCGGGGAGCAGCGTGAGGGCGATCCAGCCGACGCGGATCTCGGGGGCGGCGGTGGCGGAGGGGCCGGGGGCGTCGTGGTCGCGGGGGATCCGGGCGTACAGCTCCTCCGCGAGGGAGAAGACGTCCCGGTGCCGGAAGCGTGCGGCGGTCCGGTCGGTGACGCCGTGCGCCTCCAGGCCCGCCGCGATCTCCAGGGGGTCCACGGCACGTTCGCACAGCTCTCGGTGGCGGTGCAGCAGCGCCTTCACGGGGTCGGCGGTGCCCGGGCGGGTGGCGGCGGGCCGGGCCGGGTCCCGGTCCAGTTCGTCGAGTCCGGTCATCGTGCCGCCTCCGTCGCGGGGACCAGTGGAGTGGCCGGCACCGGGGTGGCCGACGCCGGGGTGGGCGGCCTCAGGACGTCCGTGGCCCGCTCGGGGGTGCCGGTGGCCCAGGCGGGGGCGGTGCGGAACGGCGGGCGGGAGGCGGGGCCGGTCCGGTCGACGGGGACGTGGACCTCGGCGGGGGTGGCGAAGGGCAGGGGGTCACCGGTGTCGTTCAGCAGGACGCGGTGGACCGGGCTGTGCGCCGCGATCTCCAGGTACAGGTCGTGGAACGCGGCGACGTTCTGCTCGACGGTGAACAGTTCGAGTGCGCGGGCGCGCGCGGCGGCGCCGAGGCGCGCCCGGCGCTCGGGGTCGCGCAGCAGCGCGACGCATGCCTCGGCGAGCGCCCGCGGGTCGCGGGGCGGTACGACGAGACCGGTTCCGCCGATGACCTCGACCACCGCGCCGACGTCCGTGGACACCGTCGCGCGGGCGGAGAGCATCGCCTCGACGAGACCGTCCGGGAACCCCTCGACGACACTCGACAGGACGATCACGGCGCCCGAGGCGTACGCCTCGGCCCGGACGGTGGGTTCCGGGCCGCCGATCTCCTCGAAGGACACCGGACCGGTGCCGGCGGGGTGCGGGCCGCCCTCGGCTCCGCCCGGGAAGAGGCGCGCGGCCAACGCCCGGCAGTGCTCCAGGTAGGCGGCGCCCACCGGGCCGGCCGGTCCGCCGATGATCCGCAGGCGGGCTCCGGGCACCTCGGCGCGGATGCCGGAGAACGCGTGCAGCAGGGAGACCAGGTCCTTGGCGGGCTCCACCCGGCCGGTCCACACGAGGGTGTCCGGGTTCGCGTGCTCCGGGGACTCCTCCGCCTCCACGAAGGGCGTGGCGTCCATTCCGGGGTGGACGGTGCGGATCCTCGCCCGGTCGGCACCGCAGCGTTCCTGCCAGCGACGGGCGTGGGTGTTGCCCGGGGTGACGAACGCGGCCCGCCGGTAGGTCTCGGCGGCGAGCCGGCCGTGGAAGGCCGCGAGCAGGGACCGGACCGCCGGTGGGGCGTCCGGGCGGGTCAGGTAGTGCGTGCGCAGCCGCACGCCGTACTCGGTCACCAGCAGGGGGACGTCGAAGAAGTGTCCGGCGAGCAGGCCCGGCAGGGCGGCCGTGCCGCCGGAGGCGGCGTGACACAGGTCGACCGCGCCGAGCCCGTCCTCCTCGTACCAGTCGAGCGAGAGGGGGCGCAGGGCGTGCTGCAGACGGGCGGCCACGGTCAGCAGGTCCGGTACCCGGGCCTCCCGCGCGGCGCGCAGCACGCGGGGCGCGCGACAGGCGCGTTCCAGGATGCGTACGGCGGTCTCGGAGCGGAGGGCGGCGTCGAGACCGCCCTCGTCGTGGGCCAGTTCGGCGAGGCCGTACAGAGCGTGGGCGAAACGGTCCGCCTCGGCCGGGGCGCGGGTCGCCGCGGGGTCCGCCGCGCTGAGCACGGCGGCGAGTTCGCCGTAGTGCTCGGTGAATCGCCGGCGCGCGCGCCTGCCGTGCACCACCCCGTCGTCCTCGGTCGTCCACAGCGGCGCGGTGCGCACCCTGGTGACCTGCGGCGGCAGCGGTACCCAGCCGGCGTCTTCCTGGGCCTGGCTGCGGCTGAACGCGTAGACGTCGAACTCGTGGTGCCCGAGTCCGCGCACGAGACGGTCGCACCAGAGTCCGGCGTCACCGCCCACATACGGATAGCCACCCTCCGTAAGCAGTCCGATGCGCACGAGTGCACCCCCGATCTCCCGTATGGGGAGCCGCCGTTGGTCCGACGGCTCGCAGCGGGACGAACGTATGCGGACAAGGTGGGGGTGTGATGGACGGTTGTCCGTCGCACCATCAAAAGGGGTGAACGGTCGTAACTTTCCCGCACGGGACGCGTTCGGTCGCGCTATGCGATCAGATGTGCGATCGACCGGCGCCGGACGCGACCGGCGTGCCCGGCCGGGGCGTCAGCCCTTCGGATAGGGCCAGGGGTTCGGCCGGCAGCTGATTCCGCCGTGGTCGAGGAACTTGGTCTGCTGCTGCATGACCGGGGCCAGATCGCCGTCCTTGTCGCAGGTGAGGTGGTTGTACCCCAGGCGGTGGCCGATCTCGTGGTTGATCAGCATCTGCCGGTAGGCGAGAAGCTCCTCGCCGTACGTCTCGGCGCCCTGCGCCCACCGGAACGCGTTGATCATCACGCGCTCGGTGGCCGCCGAGTCGCAGGAGACGTTGTCCACCGTGGTGTCGAGTCCGGACCTGGCGCACCAGTCGGCGGTCGTCCCGGGGCTGGCGAGCGTGATGACGAAGTCGGGGCGGCCCGAGTGGATGCGCTCGAAGGCACGGGCGCCGTTGTGCGACCAGCTGCGGTTGTCGTCGAGCGTCCGCCGCACCGCCTCGGCGAAGAGTTCGCCGTCGAGGCCGAGCCCCTGCTCCACATCGACGCGGTAGGTGAGCTTCTGCCCCGTGCCCCGCGCCTTGTCGATCCCGGGGATCGCGTCGAACTTCCCCGAACCCGCGAGGGAGTCGGCGATCGGGTACTTCTTCTCCATCTTCTGCTCGTACGTCAACGGCACGGCGTCGGACGGCGCCTCCGAGGCCTCGTCCCGCCCGGCCCCGCGCGAGCCGGAGTCCCGGATGTCGCGCGCCGACTGGTCGATGGCGGACTGCGCCTGTACGTCGTCGGCGGCGGCGTCGGGTTCGTCGGCGACCTGGCCCGCCACGACGACGGCCAGCACGGTGGTCACGGCGGCGGCCGCGATCCCGGTGAACGCGCGCCCCTTGGCGCCCTTGGTCTCCGCCGGCGCTCCGGCGGGTGACGCGTCGTCACGGTCGGCCGGGGCACGGGCTGCCGACGCGGTGTCCCCACCGGTGACGGCGGCGTAGGGGTCCGTCGCGTACGCGGAGTCCGTCGCGAAGGTCCGGTGGGCCGGGTCGCGGGGCGTGAAGAGGCCGCCCTCCTCGCCGAAGGCGTCGAGGTAGTCCTGTCGCGGTCCGCGCGGATCGCGGGGTCCGCGCGGACCCCGCGCTTCCCACGGCCCCTCGAAAGGCGCCTGGCGCTGTCGCGGCAGGGACACGCCCCCGTCGGCCGGCCCGGGATGCCCCGGGTACCCGGGATACCCGGCTCCCGGGTGCGGCCCCCTCAACTCGCCCCAGCCACCGCCGGGTTCCCGCTGCTCGGGATGCCCGCCATCACGGACGCGCGGAACGCCGTGGACGGGGGTGCCGTCGGGCATGCGCGGCACTCCGGGCGCGGGTGTCCCGTCCGGGAGCCACCCGTCCGGCAGACGTGGCGCCCCGTGAACAGGAGGCCCGTACCCCGCGGGCGGGCCGTGGTCCGGCGCTCCACGGCTCGGCGGAACCAGGCCGTCCGGGCGGGCTCCTCCCCGGCCGTCACTGCCCCGGCCGCCCCGGGACCTCCGGTCGGCACGTGCCGCCGGATCCGCGGCGCCCCCCTTGGGGGCGGGTCCGCGACGGCTGTGGCGTCCCACCTGGTGCCTCAGCCCCTCAGGTTCTCGGCGGTGGCCCCGCCGTCGGCGGCCTCGTCCGCAGCGGTGCCGGCGGCCGAGCCCGAAGCGCCCTTCGCGCCTGGCTCCAAAGTATCCCCCTTGACCGCTGAATCCGTTGCATCCGCGAGGAGTTCACGGAAAGCAGCGGCCACGACCTCGGGGTATTCCATCATCGCCACGTGCCCCGCGTCGGGCAGGGTGACCAGTCTGGAGTCGCGGAACGCACGGGCCGCGCGCCCGGCCATGCGGAAGCCGACGAGTTGGTCCCGGCCGCCGTACAGCAGCAGCGTCGGCGCGAGCACCCGCTCGGCCTGGCGCCACAGACCGTGCTGACCACCCAGGGTGTACGCGTTGACGAGTCCCCGCGCGGAGCGCGCCATGGCGTCCCAGAAGTACGGCAGCCGCAGTCGCCGCTCCATCTCCTGCACGGCGTTGCCGAACGCCTCCGGCGACACCTGCGCGGGGTCCCCGTAGCAGAGGGCGACGACGCCGCGGACGCGCTGCTCCGCCGACCACTCCTGGGTGATCCGGGTGAAGAGCCGGGCGACTCCGGGCACCGCCAGCAGTCCCGTGGGCACCGCGGTGCGCTGCACCCGCAGCTCGGGCAGGGCCGGTGACACCAGCGTGAGCGTGCGGACGAGGTCGGGGCGTACCGCGGCGACGCGGGTGGCGACCGCGCCGCCCAGCGAGTTGCCGAAGAGGTGGACGGAGCCGCGCCCGGAAGAGTCGAGATAGCGGATCACCGCGCGCGCGTGCGCCGAGATCGAGTAGTTGCCGTCGTCCGGGGGCGGCGAGTCGCCGAAGCCCGGAAGGTCGACCGCCTCGCTGTCGACGACGTCGTCCAGGTGCGGCATCAACGCCGACCAGTTCTGCGACGATCCTCCCAGCCCGTGGATGTGGAGCGCGGCCGGCAGGCCCTCACGTGCGGGGGGCCTCGACCGCACCGACAGGGTGACGCCGGGCAGTTCGACCGATCTGAGGCGCTCGCCCTCCGCGACCCTGACGGCGGCCACCCTGGGCAGCACGGTCGCGGGCGGCACGGACGGCAGGTCGGTCGAGGACATGCCGCAATGTTACGAGACGATCACACGGGAGCTCGTGTGTTCGCGATCACAGGGGAAGCTCCGGACATCGGCCGGCCACCGCGGGCCCCGACTGTGCGCACCGTGTCACAACCCGATCGCGGATCGCATAGCGCCCGGATCGGGTGTCTCCTAGGCTCATACCGAGGGCACCCGTACGTGGCCCCGCATTTTCCGGGGACGTCCATAGGAAGGGAGCCCAGCCATGGCCATAGATCCCACCGACCCCGAGACGTTCGAGGAAACCGAGGACGCTCTCGAGGACCAGGAGTACGACGTCGAGGCACCCGAGGTCGACGCGGCCGAGCAGCGCGCGGACCTCGAGCAGGACCGCGACGACCCGCTGACCGGAGCCGACGCCGACCGCGCCAACGAGGCGGACCTGGCCGAGCAGGCCAGGGTCGTCTCCCTCCACGAGGAGGACTACCGGTGAAAGTGACGACCACCGGTGAAGGCGACGGTGCCGGAACAAGGCGGCACCGTCCGGGAGGGAGGTCCCATCCTGCCCTCATTGTCAGGCTTTGAAACGGTCCGTGACTCTTTCACCACAGTCCGGTCCGTGAAATTCTGCGCCCTCAGCGCGCACACCACGGTTACCGAAAAGTACGATGGCGGCGCGGCTCACACCGCACGTGGACGAGAAGGGGAGGCGGCGTGACAGCCATCGAGCAGACAGAGGCCGTGCGCCCGAGGGGCACACGCCTGCCGCGCCGTGCCCGACGGAACCAGTTGCTGGGCGCCGCCCAGGAAGTATTCGTCGCGCAGGGCTACCACGCGGCGGCGATGGACGACATCGCCGAGCGTGCGGGCGTCAGCAAGCCGGTGCTCTACCAGCACTTCCCGGGCAAACTCGATCTCTACCTGGCCCTGCTGGACCAGCACTGCGAGGCGCTGATCCAGTCGGTGCGCCACGCGCTCGCGTCGACGAACGACAACAAGCAGCGCGTACGGGCGACCATGGACGCCTACTTCGCGTACGTGGAGGACGACGGCGGGGCCTTCCGCCTGGTCTTCGAGTCGGACCTGACGAACGAGCCCGCGGTGCGCGAGCGCGTCGACCGGGTCACCAACGACTGCGCCGAGGCGATCTGCGACGTCATCGCCGAGGACACCGGCCTGTCGCGCGAGGAGTCGATGCTGCTCGCCTCGGGGCTGGGCGGTCTGGCCCAGGTGGTGGCGCGGTCCTGGCTGCACAGCGACCGCACCGTGCCCCGCGACCAGGCGGTGCAGTTGCTGGCCTCGCTGGCCTGGCGGGGCATCGCCGGATTCCCGCTGCACGGCAACGAGCAGCAGTTCTGACGGCTCCCGGGGGCGTTGCCGGGTGAACGGGGAGCATTTTGTTCCCCTCGGCTGTTCGCTCCTGGCGTTGCGGGGGCTGAGCGTGCACATCCCCTCACCGGGCTAATGTGTGCTGGGTACGGCGCGGAAGGTCGCGCACTTCACTGACCGTCGGAGGGACATAGCCGTGGAGGTCAAGATCGGCGTGCAGCACGCGCCCCGCGAGATCGTTCTGGAGAGCGGTCAGAGCGCCGAGGAGGTCGAGCGCGTGGTGGCCGAGGCGCTGGCCGGAAAGTCGCAGCTGCTGACTCTCGTGGACGAGCACGGCCGCAAGGTCCTGGTCCCGGCCGACCGTCTCGCGTATATCGAGATCGGTGAGCCGGCCCCGCGCAAAGTGGGCTTCGGCGCGCTGTAGGCGACGACCGGCAGACAGCGGAAGGGCCCGGCGGTCTCGGATTCTCGACACCGCCGGGCCCTTCCGTGTCCCTCTCGGCCCTTCTCGGACTCTCCTCGGTACCTCTCGGCGCCTCCCGGCACCTCTCGGCCCTTCCCGCACCGTTACCCGTTCGGCCCTTCTCCCCTTGCCGTTCCCCCCGGCGTCGCCAGCCTTCTTCCCCGCCGCCTCCCGCCGCCCCGCCCTTCACCGATGGAGCACAGGTCGCGTACAGAGGAGGGTTGGGTTTCGCAGGTCAGGGGTAAGTCGGGCTACGACCGATGCGCTCAGGCCGGCCATGTGGGAGGGACCCCCGACATGTTCTTGGAAACGCTCAGCTCAGCGATCCTCGGCCTGGCCCTGGCCTGGGCGGCCACGCGCCGTCTCCCGCACCGCCTCCCCGCCCGCGCGCTGGTCCTGCCGACGGGCGTGGCCGGGGCCGTCTTCGGCGCGCTGATCACCCACAGCGCGCTGGACGCGGGCGGCCCGCTGACGGTCCTGTCCGGCGCCGCGATCGTCTCCGTGGCCTCGATGTCGCTGCTGCTGCGTCCCGCGGGCAGACTCCGCGGCCGGTCGGCGACCGCCTGACCGGCCGCCGACGTCGGCACGGGAGCTGACCGGGGCGGCTCCCTCAGGCCGCCAGCCCCAGGGCGGCCATCCGCTTGGTGTGGGCCTCGGTGATCCGGGAGAACATCCTGCCGACCTCCGCGAGGTCGAAGCCGTCCGCGACACCGCCGACGAGCATCGTCGACAGCGCGTCCCGGTCGGCCACCACCCGCTGCGACTGGGACAGCGCCTCACCCATCAGCCGGCGTGCCCACAGCGCGAGCCGTCCGCCCAGGCGCGGGTCCGCGTCGATCGCCGAGCGCACCTTCTCCACGGCGAAGCCGCCGTGCCCGGTGTCGTCGAGCACGGTCAGCATCAGCGCCCGGGTGTCGGAGTCCAGCCGGACCGCGACCTCCCGGTAGAAGTCACTGGCGATGGAGTCGCCCACGTAGGCCTTGACGAGCCCTTCGAGCCAGCCGGAGGGCGCCGTCTGCTTGTGGAAGCCCTCGTACGCGGCGACGAACGGCTCCATGGCGGCAGTCGGCTCCTCGCCGATCTCGGCCAGCCGGTCGCGCAGCCGCTCGAAGTGGTGGAACTCGGCCGACGCCATCTTGGCCAGTTCCGCCTTGTCCGCCAGCGTGGGAGCCAGCTTGGCGTCTTCCGCGAGCCGCTCGAACGCCGCGAGCTCTCCGTACGCGAGCGCGCCGAGCAGATCCACGACGGCGGCGCGGTACTGCGGCTCGGCGGAGGCGGCCGTCCAGTCCAGGGCGGCGATGCCGGTGGGTGCGGCCGGGGTGTCGGGGGTGTCCTCGGCGGGGTCAGGCTTGTCAGAGCTCGTCATAAACCGCACAATAGCCCGCTGATCGAGGGCCGGAAGGTGCTGGTCAACAGGTGTGACGACGACTACGTGGCCAAATCGGCCATGGCGTGTGCGCGAATTCGGGGTATGGTGGTAATGCGCCTGCCGAATACTTTGTCGTGTTCGACGGGGCGTATGTATGAGGATGCCCGGTCGGAGGCCCGATCGGCTCCGCCCCGACCGCTCTCCCTGACCGTACGGCACAGTGCGTACGACGATCGGAGGGACCCTCAGCGGTACGAGCGCTAGAGCGTCGGTAGTGGTCCCGTGCCCTACGGCATTCCCGTAAGGCAGCCGACGTCCCCGGCACGGTCCATAGACGACCCCCGCGCTCGCCTCGCACCGCGTACACAGAAGAGGCAGCACCCTGACTACGTTCCGAGAGCTCGGGATCCTCCCCGAGACCGCCGAAGCCCTGGAAGCCGTCGGCATCACCACCCCCTTCCCCATCCAGGAACTGACGCTCCCCGTGGCCCTGTCGGGCACGGACGTCATCGGCCAGGCCAAGACCGGCACCGGAAAGACGCTCGGCTTCGGCCTTCCGCTCCTCGAGCGCGTGACCGTCCCGGCGGACGTGGAGGCCGGGCGCGCGAAGCCCGAGGACCTCACCGACACCCCGCAGGCGCTGGTCGTCGTCCCCACCCGCGAGCTGTGCACGCAGGTCACCAACGACCTGCTGACCGCCGGCAAGGTGCGCAACGTACGCGTCACCGCGATCTACGGCGGCCGGGCCTACGAGCCCCAGGTCGAGGCCCTGAAGAAGGGCGTCGACGTGATCGTCGGCACCCCGGGCCGGCTGCTCGACCTGGCGGGGCAGAAGAAGCTGAACCTGAAGCACGTCAAGGCCCTCGTCCTCGACGAGGCCGACGAGATGCTCGACCTGGGCTTCCTGCCCGACGTCGAGAAGATCATCAACCTGCTTCCGGCGCGCCGCCAGACCATGCTGTTCTCGGCCACCATGCCGGGCGCGGTCATCGGGCTGGCCCGCCGCTACATGTCGCAGCCCACGCACATCCGCGCCACCGCGCCGGACGACGAGGGCGCGACGGTCGCGAACACCACGCAGTTCGTCTACCGCGCGCACAACATGGACAAGCCCGAGATGGTCTCGCGGATACTGCAGGCCGACGGCCGGGGGCTGGTCATGGTCTTCTGCCGCACCAAGCGCACCGCCGCCGACCTCGCCGACCAGCTGGGGCAGCGCGGCTTCGCCTCCGGCGCGGTCCACGGCGACCTCGGCCAGGGCGCCCGTGAGCAGGCGCTGCGCGCCTTCCGCAACGGCAAGGTGGACGTGCTCGTCTGCACCGACGTCGCCGCCCGCGGCATCGACGTCGAGGGGGTGACGCACGTCATCAACTACCAGTCACCCGA contains these protein-coding regions:
- a CDS encoding TetR/AcrR family transcriptional regulator, whose protein sequence is MTAIEQTEAVRPRGTRLPRRARRNQLLGAAQEVFVAQGYHAAAMDDIAERAGVSKPVLYQHFPGKLDLYLALLDQHCEALIQSVRHALASTNDNKQRVRATMDAYFAYVEDDGGAFRLVFESDLTNEPAVRERVDRVTNDCAEAICDVIAEDTGLSREESMLLASGLGGLAQVVARSWLHSDRTVPRDQAVQLLASLAWRGIAGFPLHGNEQQF
- a CDS encoding DUF3107 domain-containing protein; the protein is MEVKIGVQHAPREIVLESGQSAEEVERVVAEALAGKSQLLTLVDEHGRKVLVPADRLAYIEIGEPAPRKVGFGAL
- a CDS encoding ferritin-like fold-containing protein — encoded protein: MTSSDKPDPAEDTPDTPAAPTGIAALDWTAASAEPQYRAAVVDLLGALAYGELAAFERLAEDAKLAPTLADKAELAKMASAEFHHFERLRDRLAEIGEEPTAAMEPFVAAYEGFHKQTAPSGWLEGLVKAYVGDSIASDFYREVAVRLDSDTRALMLTVLDDTGHGGFAVEKVRSAIDADPRLGGRLALWARRLMGEALSQSQRVVADRDALSTMLVGGVADGFDLAEVGRMFSRITEAHTKRMAALGLAA